In Rhododendron vialii isolate Sample 1 chromosome 9a, ASM3025357v1, the following are encoded in one genomic region:
- the LOC131301401 gene encoding light-harvesting complex-like protein 3 isotype 1, chloroplastic, with protein sequence MAAIAITASVQRACNCHHVTKKQPPHSRPARSFGTKQSTRFVSPDSEGKNGFPVAEEREKSASLIQKPKEAEDQVKQNMGGGNFSPKVFDDKRWKNGTWDLNVFVKDGRMDWDGVIVAEARRRKFLELYPDVATTQDPVVFRSSIIPWWAWIMHSHLPEAELLNGRAAMVGFFAAYFVDVLTRLDMVGQTGNFICKAGLFFTVVSIILFRRKEDLENIQKLAEEANSYDQQWQASWQDQDLGAAGTSKQSGKK encoded by the exons ATGGCTGCCATTGCCATTACTGCCTCAGTTCAAAGAGCTTGCAATTGTCATCATGTAACCAAGAAACAACCACCTCATTCTAGGCCGGCACGCTCTTTCGGAACAAAGCAATCGACCCGTTTTGTCTCTCCGGATAGTGAAGGGAAGAATGGTTTTCCCGTTGCTGAAGAACGAGAGAAATCTGCTTCACTTATTCAGAAGCCAAAGGAAGCAGAGGATCAAGTAAAGCAGAACATGGGTGGTGGAAATTTCAGTCCAAAGGTGTTCGATGACAAACGATGGAAGAATGGGACATGGGATTTGAATGTGTTTGTTAAAGATGGAAGAATGGATTGGGATGGTGTGATTGTTGCAG AAGCAAGAAGGAGAAAGTTCCTTGAACTGTATCCAGATGTAGCAACAACCCAAGATCCAGTGGTGTTTAGGAGTTCAATCATTCCTTGGTGGGCATGGATCATGCACTCCCACCTTCCAGAGGCTGAGCTGCTCAATG GTCGGGCAGCGATGGTGGGATTCTTCGCGGCATACTTCGTCGACGTGCTAACAAGGCTCGATATGGTTGGCCAAACCGGCAACTTCATCTGCAAGGCCGGTCTGTTCTTCACCGTCGTCAGCATAATCCTGTTCAGGCGAAAAGAAGATTTGGAAAACATACAAAAGCTGGCCGAGGAGGCCAATTCCTATGACCAGCAATGGCAGGCTTCTTGGCAAGATCAAGATTTGGGCGCTGCAGGCACTTCAAAGCAGAGTGGGAAGAAGTAA
- the LOC131301295 gene encoding uncharacterized protein LOC131301295: MPAPPPTSSPPQLNDTSDVSAERRFREAEDRLREAIEELQRRQRSARQLHQLPCDHADESCVANAIGNLCQSFLLSYGVRVGIGILLRAFKLARGKSYSSLLDLKQLVSEKNLIVREEACRIGLLFGGFTGSYHALRCLLRKLRKKETPMNAILAGSVAGLSILALDDSNRRRTLALYLLARLAQCAYNSAKSKNKFHLWGSHWRHGDSLLFSLACAQVMYAFVMRPESLPKSYQDFIQKTGPVARPVYKAVRDCCRGSRVDVASLSAFLASKKGHNFVKLEEFPSIIPCSIIHPDTNSCLAHNARAASATFRKTFPLYFSLTFVPFVVLRLQKFMDAPVRTCWLAVKGAVRSTSFLSAFVGIFQAVICLHRKVATKDHKLVYWVAGGMAALSVLLEKKARRGELALYVLPRAGDSLWYILVNRHFLPDIKNAEVALFCACMGGIMYYLEHEPDTMAPFLRGLIRRFLASRISNPGTTSNRSASYSYLQALDAMKKTKLQDNRDAETSASEKYNLESIPGL; this comes from the exons ATGCCTGCTCCCCCACCAACCTCATCGCCGCCGCAACTGAACGATACCTCCGACGTCTCGGCCGAGCGCCGGTTCCGTGAGGCGGAGGACCGGCTGAGGGAGGCCATCGAAGAGCTGCAGCGCCGCCAGCGCAGCGCACGGCAGCTCCACCAGCTGCCCTGCGACCACGCCGACGAGTCATGTGTCGCCAACGCCATTGGTAACCTCTGCCAGAGCTTCCTCCTGTCCTACGGTGTTCGCGTCGGCATCGGAATTTTACTCCGCGCTTTCAAACTCGCTCGCGGGAAATCCTACTCGTCCCTTCTTGATCTCAAG CAACTTGTCTCAGAAAAAAATCTGATAGTAAGAGAGGAAGCATGTCGGATTGGTTTACTTTTTGGAGGATTTACGGGATCGTATCATGCCCTTCGATGTTTGTTGAGAAAGttgagaaagaaagagacaCCAATGAATGC GATTTTAGCAGGTTCAGTAGCAGGTTTATCTATTTTAGCATTGGATGATTCAAATCGACGGCGTACCCTTGCTTTGTATCTTTTGGCTAGGCTTGCTCAG TGTGCTTATAACTCTGCAAAGTCGAAGAACAAATTTCACTTGTGGGGAAGCCATTGGAGACATGGAGATTCTCTGCTTTTTTCTTTAGCATGTGCTCAG GTCATGTATGCTTTTGTAATGCGTCCAGAGAGCTTGCCAAAATCATATCAAGACTTTATACAGAAAACAGGGCCAGTTGCACGGCCTGTATACAAGGCTGTGAGGGATTGCTGCAGAGGTTCCCGCGTGGATGTTGCCTCACTATCTGCTTTCCTAGCTAGCAAAAAGGGTCACAACTTTGTAAAGTTGGAAGAGTTCCCTTCGATCATTCCCTGTTCAATAATTCATCCTGATACAAATTCATGTCTAGCTCACAATGCTAGAGCAGCATCAGCAACTTTTAGAAAGACATTTCCGCTTTATTTCTCTTTGACGTTTGTGCCATTTGTTGTTCTGCGCTTGCAAAAG TTCATGGATGCTCCTGTCCGCACGTGTTGGCTTGCTGTTAAAGGAGCTGTTCGATCAACCTCATTTTTGTCGGCTTTTGTAGGAATATTTCAG GCGGTTATATGTCTGCATAGAAAGGTGGCAACAAAGGACCACAAGCTTGTGTATTGGGTTGCAGGTGGGATGGCTGCCCTTTCTGTGTTACTAGAAAAGAAAGCTAGACGTGGAGAACTCGCATTGTATGTTCTTCCTAGAGCTGGAGATTCTTTGTGGTATATATTAGTGAATCGCCATTTTCTTCCAGATATCAAGAACGCTGAG GTGGCCCTATTCTGTGCATGCATGGGGGGAATAATGTACTATTTAGAACATGAACCAGATACCATGGCTCCATTTCTCAGAGGCTTGATCCGGCGCTTCCTTGCCAGCAGAATCAGCAATCCAGGCACTACTTCAAATCGAAGTGCTTCTTACTCGTACTTACAAGCCTTGGATGCcatgaaaaagacaaaattacaAGACAACCGAGATGCTGAAACTTCAGCTTCTGAGAAATACAATCTTGAATCCATTCCTGGACTCTGA